TCCTCTCTTTATTTTTTgacaaatgtaaaatgtttttctcTGCGTTCACTACTGTCTTTCCTGACCTAATTTCCCGGGAACCCTTAAAGTTCCCAAAGTTGCACACATGAGCTCTCGAGCGCCACTCCTCTATTACAAGTCAATTTGAGTCTCTCAAGACGTGcatcattattaaaatcaaaagcatATTTTAGGGGATATCTTTCTTTTGATCTATGTTGcttatgtgtttgttttattaatttattcatttatttatttataagaaattgattaaactatatatatatatatatatatatatatatatatatatatatatatatatatatatatatatatatatgggtgtgtgtgtaattttatttattatacactcAACCAAGTAGCCTAAATAAATGCTAGTAAATAAATGCTAGCAAatggtattttaataaaaaatctaaataaatttcATAACATATGACAACGTCATTTTAAACTAATAAGCAGGCAAGACGATTTGTAACTTGCAAAATAAGGTTGATAGTGGCTGCATGTGTGACATCACTGTATCAATCCCACTCAGTCACAGAATGTGGCTTTTAGCAACaagcatatttaaataaacattcttcATAACAATAGGCCTAAATATGATTATAAATGGCTTAAAAGTTAGTTTACATACTAATACATTTCACTTATATTTATTGATAAGTGAAAAAAATGATATTCTATAATCCCTTGCTTTTCTGCTTTTGCAGTTTCCATGCTTGTGTTCTGGAGCACTCACACGCTCGGGATAGCACCACAGAACTCGTCAACTCAGTCATACAAACAAAAACCTCCAATTTTCGTTGGTTCCACTTGTCCAAGGAATTAATTTAATGCAAGTGAACTGCTTTTCACATAACACAACAACGATGTGCAAGGTTagaaagacaacagaacccaatTTAAACCCGTCCCCATGATAATGCATTGTTTATTACATTTCTATTTAGTGCTacatattaaatatcaaataatcaTAATCACTGGTTTttgaacaaatatattttttttatttttaaccaaaacTCCATATTAGTCCCAGTATTCAGTGCATAAATGTATCTTCAGATCACAATACAGTTTAGTAAAGCTCTTCAGGTTTAAAGAAAAATTTGGAAAACAATTGAACAGAGCAGAATGAATACAACTGTAGGACACAACTGCTTTTAAAATCCTTTCTACCATTAATTAAACAATGTAAGCAACAGAATTCCCTTTTAAAGGTTTTAAGGCCCCTTTGGAAAGAATATAGCACAGGGCATATTGATCAGAGAAACAATGGCTTGTCAGCCTATCACAGAAAATGTATTTGATGTATAACAGATAGTGAAGAGCACTTATAGAAAAAAGCACTTTCATTTAAGATGGTAACAGTAGATTAATGCACTTCCTTCTGTAATGCCAGTATAAGGTTAGATTCTTTACAAAAGGGAATTAGTATGCAAATGCAGGCTCAATAAGGCATGCACTAAGCCAACTGTTTGTCTGGTTCTATTTTTATCTTACAGTGATGAGAACTTGTGATGGCAACTTCAGCTTGTGTTAGGATGTGACATAGTGTCCATGCATAGTACACATTGTTTGGACAGATCCTAGGCCATCCATGTTCATCAGTATATATAAGTaacattcacttaagacataagtGTTTAACAGCATTATGATTCCTTTAAACTGGAATTGCCGGTATTCTCATAAATCTCAACTTGCAGGCCTCTATAGTGACTGGTAGCCATCCGTCCTCTGTTTCTTTctgatgaggaaaaaaatgactgCAATGATGATGAGTAAGATGAGGATTATAATCACGGTGATGGCAACGCGGTAGTTAGGTTGATCAGCCTTGCATAGTTCAGCTGTTGTACAAACACAAATAGAGCACAATTAACTTGTATCtcactgtaagaaataaaaattaagtcaATATTGTAGCTGAAAAAATTTAAAGCTGGTATACACTGCATGAGTTTACAAATTTggacagattttaaaacactaggcatcataAGCTTATGACTTTGTAAATGCTTACAGAGGAAAAAAATGGCCATCGTACACTAAACAACGGAGGAGTTACAAGTCGTTCTGAACACAACAAACTCACACAGAAACATGCATCATTGCTTGGagatgcataataaatgaaaataacccCGTTTCTGAATATGCCCACTTCCATTCAATATagtaggtgaaaaaaaaaaaaaaaaagagtatgcgAGATGAGTAGTATTTTCAAATTCACAGTATTTAATAAGTGCATCGATGACCTTCTAATTCTGGTGAGATTCAATGCATCTGATGGACACTTTCCTAGTGAAATAGGCCCTGGAAGtggatttgtgaatggcagtgtAGCAATGCAAATgacaattacattatatttagtcatttagcagacacttttatccaaagtgacttacaaatgtaATAGGACACATTACAGCGACAACATGGCAGATGTAGTTTGTCTAAATGGTCACAAAGCAACTTTTAAACCAAATGTAGTATCTATTATACAACATTCAATTTTGGACACAGCGTATGTGTTAatctaaaattaacaaaaaatttcAAACAAACTGGATGGTATTGTAAGCATGTGCTATCATTAACTGGATGTTTTTCTGTGAAATAGGTCCAAGTCCCATATACTGGCTGTGACCTTCGGCAGCTAACAAAGTGGGCCAATGGTTGTGCAGTGTATTCCAACCTTAAATTGCAATAactgaagtgacgtgacatacagccaagtatggtgacccatactcaagaCTTCGTGCTCTGAATtgaacccatccaaagtgctcgcacacacacacacacagcagtgaacacacacactgtgaacacacacaattTGTGccacggggagcagttgggggacctcagtcgtggtattgaaggtggagagagcactgtacattcactccccaaacctacaattcctgctgacCGGAGACTCGAACTCGCAACCTTTGGATTAAgagtccaaatctctaaccatcAGGCCACAACTTCTGTTGTGTATCTGAATAAATACACAATAGATATACATAATACTTATATGCAGTTGATCTGTAACAACTGCTCATTTTCAGTTGTGTtggagataattttttttaaatttgcatgACATTTAAAGCTAACAAGTcatgtcaaataataaaaaataagaaaattaatatGAGTTTTATGAAAAAGTAGCagactttcatttaaaaataaatatgcaggAAATAAAATGGCCTTTGAAATTAATGACAAGCAAGGCATAATCTTAGTACCATTTGTTTAGAGTCATCTGGCTGGTCTAACTGGCTCTTTTGTATTGCCGTGACAATTTAAAAACAAGTTTAATGAAGTATGTAGGACATAAGGTATACAGTGCATAAAAAGGCAATTAGTCATGACTTGATTTAGCTTGTAACATAAAGAAGAGGTTTTTTAAGTAAAACACTACAAGGATGGAGTGCTTGAAGATATTGAAGCATAATCACTCTACACTTACATGGTCCGAATTCCTTGTTTTTGAATTCAAAGGCTTGAAACTTGGTATGGGTCAGGTCCAGACTAACACCATTTCCCATGTAGAGCGTCACAGACTGGCAGGAGTAAGAGTGACCCGGTTCCACCGAAAACAGCTCAAGAGATTCGTTCTTCCCAGAGTATTCAATTGActctttgttgaaaaaaaaacaaataattggaTCAGAGTTGGCATGGATGTGCATAACATGATGAAAACATTAACCAAGTCTCTCCCTTTTCTTAATCCCATATTTTTGATAATAATAGTCAAAAGATTTTCCAAACACTTCCACTACGACTCAGTCTTGCAAGGTCAAATTAGtatttttctaattaaaaatgAAGTGAGGGAAAGACATTTTATTACTGTATCCAAAATGAGACTTATACTTCCTCAGCAATGTGACATTTATTGTTGCCAGACTGGTTGACCCACATGgcctagtgtttgtttgttttacagagGCTTGGCAATTTATATCATTCTGAAAGGATTTTCTGTCTGTTGTAAGAATTCTGTCTTCAgtatattattctttatttaaataaattgaggATGTGTGTTGATGTAGGTGTTTAACAAGGCAAATAGCACTAGTCATATATAGCGAGAACATTTACCTCCTGTTTTGAAGGCATAGGTCAAGTCGTACTCCACAAGCTCCACATAGACCTTTTTTATCGTCTCATTCTGGAAAGTAAGAGGAAAAGATTATTAGAATGTAAACTGGAATACACAAGCACAATAGAATAAGAGCAATAATGTATTCCAAAACCATTGcatacattacaaaacaaataaattttgaaaaccagaataaattaaatacaaatgtctgtcacaaaattatattaatattaataccttAATATTGTACACAACAACATAATCAATAAACCTGTCCCTTAATGAGTAACAAGTCACATTACCACAGTCAACCTGATGAAAACACACACCTCCctgtaagatttttttcataaaatgctgCTGAGAGGTAGCTCAGGTTTTTATCAGACATAATTTAGCAGGTCTTTTATAATTCATCCTCATGTGCCTCAAAGTTCCCATTTTTTAAACCACACAAACTCAGGTTGTACTGAAAGAcacattaccttttttttttgtcaaaaaaagaTAACTGGCTAATTTGAATGCAAAACTCTTGAAAATcttctagataaaaaaaaaggttgtgttaTGAAATCTTTTGTTGCCAGTTGGCACATTTGAAGCATATCATTTTAAGTAACGAACATTTAGAAAATCCATAAACAGACTTACATGTCTAAATTTCAGGATAAACTGGCCTTCAGTGAAATATATAGTGATAACAGAGGCTCTGTCCCCACATTCTCCACTGACATTGGTTTTGTGTGGCTGAACAATGAATGTGTCATTAACCTAGGAAACACATGTTTCAGAATAAagaatatttatatgtaatatgaAAGAATCATGCAGTAGTCAGTGTGAAAGATTCAAGTTTCTTAGATATAAGCAGGAATCATATATGGATGTATATCTATCACTCCAACAGAAAACATCTTACCGTGCCGTTCCTCACATGGATCCCTATTGCCAAATCAACCATAGAACATAGTTTGCCATCTAAACTAAAATTATAATGGCCCACCACCAGTTTGGTGGGTGGCGTTGGAGATGGTATTGGAGTTGTGGTTTTTGGACCAAGAGTTGTTGTGGTCGTCTTGCTGGTTGTTGGGGTCGGCTTGCTGGTTGTTGGGGCCGGCTTGCTGGTTGTTGGGGCCGGCTTGCTGGTTGTTGGGGCCGGCTTGCTGGTTGTTGGGGCCGAGTCAGGAGCTAAACTATATTCACCTGAGGTGAGAGCTGAGGAGGATCAGACAGAGAATGTGAGAAAATGTTTCCCCAAATGTAAACTAAGTCTGTCAAAACCTTAAGTGACATCCTCAATTAGAacaaattttcacatttaaaaaaaaaactaaaagtagtAAAAAGTAAAGTAGTAAAAAGCAGACACACAAAACATGGAGTGccatttacatgcatttattcACTTCCTCCATAGCCTGTCACAAGTGTAGGCTACACAAGTGAAAATTTTCCAACAGGGAAATGTGATAAATTACTTCAGCCGATTTCACTTGATGTCTGATGGTTAGATTAGCCGCAGAAAATAAATGTAAGTGCTGACAATGTGACTGACACTCTCTTTTCCTGGAAAGTTTCGCAGGTTCGTGTTCACCAGACAAAAACGTACACTTGTGAAAATAACTGCACTTATCCAAAAAAATCCATTAGTGTTGAAAGATTACTGAATTGCACGAACTTGTGATAAACGATTGTAATCAAGTAAGGTACTTTGTCCAAAAACTGCAATAAAACGGACTGATTTCTGCAATAAGGAAGTAGTTGTGCTCCTAGATAGGCTACTGTAGAACTGACAGAAAAATCGAACTAATATTTAAAGGTTCACCTTAGGGTTTGTTTTAGTAACGTTAGTAGTACCAACCTATATTCAGTTCAAAAATAGAATCGAAAGTACGGTATTTTCCGAAAAGTATTCCAAATAAGAAATCTCTTTccggtcttttaaaatgaaaGTCGTTCTTATGAGTAAAACCTGGCGTCAGATTGAAGATATGCATTTGATTTTATCTTACACTAATCACAACTTGCCTTCTTCCATATTGCTGAAAAAAGGTTTTGTAGGCCAATTGGTTTGCACCTTTTCGGTTGTAGTACAATAATAAGTTCccttaaatctttttaaatatgGTGTGTCAGAGTTCATAACTATCACAGTATTTAACTAATGGTGAACACAgggtaaatgcatattttaaatcgattaatgcaataaaataatctGCTTTACCTGTTGCAGCCATGCAAAGCACGATCAATGATAATTCGTATTTCATTTTCGCCCTTATTCCGATGCACCTGACACAAAAAAAACTTGCTGGATTGTGTGCTCTAAAGTGGCGCGAGTATCTGGGGTTGAAAGCCTGTCGCACACTGCCCTTTTCCGCCTGAAAAAAACCTCATATAAAGTGAAGGAAGTGTTTGTCCAATCACATCTCTAGTGAGGTATTCAGCGTCCCAGAAATTCAATACAGTGACCGAGTTAGATTTGTAGAAAGCGAAAATTAACAGATGTTAGAATTTGGTCAGTGTTATATCTATATTTCTTGTTGGAACATTTTGGCTAGAAGTACTGCTTTTATGAGATATTCTTATCGTGGCAATAATCTTTGAAACATATATGCGTTGATAATCTTGTTTACAAGTTTTCATACTTAGATTGGCTGTTTCATTTATATCGCCATCCCATCATTAAAACGTTTACATATCatgcacttaaaaatatatatatgcttgaTAGACATATGTGACAACAGTCGTAGACTTATATGATTCTATAAATGAGCCACTCCaacttgtaagaaaaaaaagaagtttttttttaattcacacccCCATGTGTCATACATACTTtcctacaaataaatacaaaagaaaaccAACAAATGTCatcagttctttttttatttccattGATAATGCAAGTACAAATGTTAAAAACACCTTACAAATTAATCTAAGCAGGAAGTTGATGTTATTTTGCTCATCTATCATGTGACAAATGTAGGAAGTGAAAATCTGACTCGCCATGCATGAAAGGTTACAGAAGGAGAACACCTAATTTTTGAAGCTCACACATGCCAATAGATCTATATTGCTTAATATAGGCCTACATAAATCTGAATATACATTGAAATCATGTAACCTGACAACACATGCTTCCTGAGATTTGTTTTATCATATCCTCTGGTCTCATGGG
The genomic region above belongs to Carassius carassius chromosome 3, fCarCar2.1, whole genome shotgun sequence and contains:
- the cd68 gene encoding macrosialin isoform X1, translating into MKYELSLIVLCMAATALTSGEYSLAPDSAPTTSKPAPTTSKPAPTTSKPAPTTSKPTPTTSKTTTTTLGPKTTTPIPSPTPPTKLVVGHYNFSLDGKLCSMVDLAIGIHVRNGTVNDTFIVQPHKTNVSGECGDRASVITIYFTEGQFILKFRHNETIKKVYVELVEYDLTYAFKTGESIEYSGKNESLELFSVEPGHSYSCQSVTLYMGNGVSLDLTHTKFQAFEFKNKEFGPSELCKADQPNYRVAITVIIILILLIIIAVIFFLIRKKQRTDGYQSL
- the cd68 gene encoding macrosialin isoform X2; translated protein: MKYELSLIVLCMAATALTSGEYSLAPDSKPAPTTSKPAPTTSKPTPTTSKTTTTTLGPKTTTPIPSPTPPTKLVVGHYNFSLDGKLCSMVDLAIGIHVRNGTVNDTFIVQPHKTNVSGECGDRASVITIYFTEGQFILKFRHNETIKKVYVELVEYDLTYAFKTGESIEYSGKNESLELFSVEPGHSYSCQSVTLYMGNGVSLDLTHTKFQAFEFKNKEFGPSELCKADQPNYRVAITVIIILILLIIIAVIFFLIRKKQRTDGYQSL